A stretch of the Pedobacter sp. MC2016-14 genome encodes the following:
- a CDS encoding FtsX-like permease family protein, producing the protein MSPLKISWKSLWAKPLSTALNLLLVAFGTGIFTILVLASAQISAKLDNNAKDIDLVVGAKGSPLQLVLSSIYYIDFPTGNIPLEDAQQLAHNPLVKRAVPLALGDNYNGLRIVGTDSNFVSLYALKTNTGKFWKEDFETTIGASVAESQHLKVGDEFFGAHGLASTSDVHKSHAYKVSGILEPQHNVTDNLILTNISSVWKMHDPEEEGHDRHEKGASEIENKEITSLLIQYRSPMSVVLFPRMVNEATNLQAASPAAESTRLFSLIGVGVDTLQWFAIIIMLIAAISVFINLYNSLKERRYDLAIMRTLGASKAKLFFIVICEGMLVTLTGTLIGMVFGHLSLQLIGHLQESNQARLTGINFVTEEIYLLPAGIAIGIFASVLPALQAYQSNISKILARN; encoded by the coding sequence ATGAGTCCATTAAAAATTAGCTGGAAAAGCCTTTGGGCTAAGCCGCTTTCTACAGCCTTAAATCTACTATTGGTAGCCTTTGGAACGGGCATTTTCACCATTCTGGTACTGGCATCAGCGCAAATTAGTGCAAAGCTGGATAACAATGCTAAAGATATTGACCTTGTTGTGGGCGCAAAAGGCAGCCCGCTGCAACTCGTGCTAAGCAGTATTTATTACATAGATTTTCCTACAGGAAATATTCCTTTAGAAGATGCACAACAGCTTGCCCACAATCCGCTGGTAAAACGAGCCGTGCCGCTGGCCCTTGGCGATAATTATAATGGTTTAAGAATAGTAGGAACGGATAGCAATTTTGTAAGCCTTTATGCCCTAAAAACCAATACTGGCAAGTTCTGGAAAGAAGATTTTGAAACCACCATAGGTGCTTCCGTTGCAGAAAGTCAACATTTAAAAGTAGGAGATGAATTTTTCGGTGCCCATGGCCTGGCCAGTACTTCTGACGTACACAAGTCTCATGCCTATAAGGTAAGCGGAATATTGGAACCACAGCACAACGTAACGGATAACCTAATCCTAACCAATATTTCCAGTGTTTGGAAAATGCATGACCCTGAAGAGGAAGGTCATGACCGTCATGAAAAGGGAGCATCAGAAATAGAGAATAAAGAGATTACTTCCCTGTTAATCCAGTACCGCTCACCCATGTCTGTAGTACTTTTCCCAAGAATGGTAAATGAAGCGACAAACCTTCAGGCAGCATCGCCCGCCGCAGAAAGTACAAGGCTATTTTCCCTGATTGGCGTTGGCGTAGATACATTACAATGGTTTGCCATCATTATTATGCTCATTGCAGCGATTAGCGTTTTCATTAACCTTTACAATTCACTGAAAGAAAGGCGTTACGACCTTGCTATTATGCGTACCCTTGGCGCTTCCAAAGCAAAGTTGTTCTTTATTGTCATTTGTGAGGGTATGCTCGTAACACTAACCGGTACTTTAATTGGAATGGTATTTGGACACTTGTCTCTGCAGCTTATAGGTCATTTACAGGAAAGCAACCAAGCCAGGTTAACTGGAATAAACTTTGTAACAGAAGAAATATACCTGTTGCCCGCAGGAATAGCAATTGGTATATTTGCTTCCGTACTGCCGGCCCTACAAGCCTACCAGTCTAACATCTCTAAAATTTTAGCCCGTAACTAA
- a CDS encoding ABC transporter ATP-binding protein has product MIHLKAVAHSYADAHPIDFKDWEINSGEKWLLLGASGSGKTTLLHILSGLLRPKKGEVIVDGTSLYTLEPKALDHFRGQKIGIVFQQPHLIKSLTIAENLLLAQSFAKLPEDQQRITEVLESLDMVQKRNAYPSQLSQGQLQRISIARAVINKPALLIADEPTSSLDDKNATAVLNLLLKQSELNTTTLLVATHDQRVKDTFTNRYELT; this is encoded by the coding sequence ATGATTCATTTAAAAGCTGTAGCTCATAGTTATGCCGATGCACATCCGATTGACTTTAAAGATTGGGAAATAAACAGCGGTGAAAAATGGTTGTTATTGGGTGCATCAGGAAGCGGAAAAACCACCTTGTTACACATATTATCTGGCTTATTGAGGCCTAAAAAAGGAGAAGTAATTGTTGATGGAACATCGTTGTATACTTTAGAACCAAAAGCGCTTGACCATTTCCGGGGTCAAAAGATTGGTATTGTTTTTCAACAGCCACATTTAATCAAAAGTCTTACTATCGCAGAGAATCTTTTGCTTGCGCAAAGTTTCGCAAAGTTACCAGAAGATCAGCAACGGATTACTGAAGTTTTGGAATCACTGGACATGGTACAAAAACGCAATGCCTACCCCTCTCAGCTTAGTCAGGGTCAATTACAACGCATATCAATTGCGAGAGCAGTGATCAATAAGCCCGCTTTACTCATTGCAGACGAGCCTACGTCTAGCTTAGACGATAAAAATGCAACGGCTGTGCTTAACTTGCTTTTAAAACAATCAGAATTAAATACAACTACCCTCCTTGTGGCTACCCACGATCAGCGGGTTAAAGATACATTTACCAACAGGTACGAATTGACATGA